One genomic segment of Gottschalkia acidurici 9a includes these proteins:
- a CDS encoding YbaB/EbfC family nucleoid-associated protein, protein MMKFPGGNMGNMMKQVQKMQKQMAKMQEELNEKEVEASSGGGAVTVRANGKKEIVSITIDPDVVDPEDVEMLQDLVLAATNEALRSSEDMMAKEMGKITGGMNIPGLF, encoded by the coding sequence ATGATGAAGTTTCCAGGTGGAAATATGGGTAACATGATGAAGCAGGTTCAGAAGATGCAAAAGCAAATGGCAAAAATGCAAGAGGAGCTAAATGAAAAAGAAGTAGAGGCTAGCTCTGGTGGAGGAGCAGTTACAGTAAGAGCTAATGGAAAAAAAGAAATAGTTTCAATTACGATAGATCCAGATGTTGTAGATCCAGAAGATGTAGAAATGCTACAAGACTTAGTATTGGCAGCAACTAATGAGGCTTTAAGATCATCAGAAGATATGATGGCTAAAGAAATGGGCAAAATCACAGGAGGAATGAACATACCTGGATTATTCTAG
- the recR gene encoding recombination mediator RecR, which translates to MEYFAHPVANLIEEFSKLPGIGKKTAQRLAFHVISMNDNDAHSLATAIVNVKRNIKYCNVCSNLTDKDVCNICSNNKRDSSVICVVADPKDVIAIEKTREFNGFYHVLHGNISPMEGIGPEEIKIKELLQRIQSSGDDVKEVILATSPTIEGEATAMYISKLLKPIGIKTTRIAHGIPVGGDLEYADEVTLSKALEGRREI; encoded by the coding sequence ATGGAGTACTTTGCACATCCAGTAGCAAACTTAATAGAAGAGTTTTCTAAGTTACCTGGTATAGGTAAAAAGACTGCACAAAGGCTAGCATTTCATGTTATAAGTATGAATGATAATGATGCACACAGTCTAGCTACTGCAATAGTAAATGTAAAAAGAAATATAAAGTATTGCAATGTATGCAGTAACTTGACAGATAAAGATGTATGTAATATATGCAGTAATAATAAAAGAGATAGTTCAGTAATATGTGTAGTAGCAGATCCTAAGGATGTTATAGCTATAGAAAAAACTAGAGAATTTAATGGATTTTATCATGTGCTTCATGGAAATATTTCTCCTATGGAAGGAATTGGACCAGAGGAAATAAAGATAAAAGAATTATTACAAAGAATTCAATCTAGTGGAGATGATGTTAAAGAGGTAATATTAGCAACAAGCCCGACCATAGAAGGTGAAGCTACTGCTATGTATATATCTAAACTTCTGAAGCCTATAGGTATAAAGACAACTAGAATAGCTCATGGAATACCAGTTGGTGGGGATCTAGAATATGCAGATGAAGTTACGCTTTCTAAAGCTTTAGAGGGTAGAAGAGAGATTTAA
- the rbr gene encoding rubrerythrin → MKSLRGTKTAENLMKSFAGESQARTRYTYYASTAKKEGYVQISNIFLETAENEKEHAKRFFKFLKESLDGDAVEITAAYPVALGDTRANLLAAANGENEEWSELYPAFADVADQEGFPDIAYVFREIAEAEERHEIRYRKLLSNIENNKVFEKDTEVEWKCNNCGYIHKGKSAPKLCPACAHEQKYFEVFVETY, encoded by the coding sequence ATGAAATCTTTAAGAGGAACTAAGACAGCAGAAAATTTAATGAAATCATTTGCGGGAGAATCTCAAGCAAGAACTAGATACACATACTATGCGTCTACAGCAAAAAAAGAAGGATATGTTCAAATTTCTAATATATTTTTAGAAACAGCAGAGAATGAAAAAGAGCATGCTAAAAGATTCTTTAAATTCTTAAAAGAAAGTCTAGATGGTGATGCAGTAGAAATAACAGCTGCATATCCAGTTGCATTAGGTGATACTAGAGCTAATTTACTAGCGGCAGCTAATGGAGAAAATGAAGAATGGTCAGAATTATATCCTGCATTTGCAGACGTTGCTGATCAAGAGGGATTTCCAGATATAGCATATGTGTTTAGAGAGATAGCCGAAGCAGAAGAACGTCATGAAATAAGATATAGAAAGTTACTTTCTAATATAGAAAATAATAAAGTATTTGAAAAAGATACTGAAGTTGAGTGGAAGTGTAATAACTGTGGATATATCCATAAAGGAAAAAGTGCACCAAAGCTATGTCCGGCTTGTGCTCACGAACAAAAATACTTTGAGGTGTTTGTTGAAACATACTAA
- a CDS encoding pro-sigmaK processing inhibitor BofA family protein has protein sequence MGLELSTIFAFAFGLVALYIIGMILVIPIKIITKLIWNGIIGGILLILANLLGGLIGITVGINPITALVAGFLGIPGVILLFVLQIIL, from the coding sequence TTGGGCTTAGAATTAAGTACAATATTTGCATTTGCATTTGGACTTGTAGCTCTATATATAATAGGGATGATTTTGGTAATTCCTATAAAGATTATAACTAAATTAATATGGAATGGAATAATAGGTGGAATTCTATTAATTTTAGCTAACTTACTAGGAGGATTAATAGGTATAACGGTAGGAATAAATCCTATAACTGCTCTAGTAGCAGGTTTTCTAGGGATTCCAGGTGTAATATTGCTATTTGTATTGCAAATAATACTATAA
- a CDS encoding 50S ribosomal protein L25, which translates to MIVNCVAREDKGSRKSGRLRTAGYIPAVIYGSNFSNHVIALNDKEIREALRKLGENALVKVEIDGKLETAMIKDIQRVPVGNKILHIDLQQVSSTERIQVQVPIILVGRELKANEGVLQQQLDGLDIDCLAVDIPRNITIDVSHLGVGDSFTVSDIKVEGDFTIVNDGEEVIASIVAATMQEEAEDGGEEVDASDVTEVSSSNEGSEE; encoded by the coding sequence ATGATAGTGAATTGTGTTGCTAGAGAAGATAAAGGAAGCAGGAAATCAGGAAGATTAAGAACAGCAGGATATATACCAGCAGTTATATATGGGAGTAACTTTTCGAACCATGTTATAGCCTTAAACGACAAAGAGATAAGAGAGGCTTTAAGAAAGCTGGGAGAAAATGCATTAGTAAAGGTAGAGATAGATGGAAAACTAGAAACTGCAATGATAAAGGATATACAAAGAGTACCTGTTGGAAATAAAATACTACATATAGACTTGCAGCAGGTAAGTAGTACAGAAAGAATTCAAGTACAAGTTCCAATTATTTTAGTAGGAAGAGAGCTAAAAGCTAATGAAGGTGTATTACAACAACAATTAGACGGATTAGATATAGATTGTCTAGCAGTAGATATACCAAGAAATATAACTATAGATGTATCACACTTAGGCGTAGGAGATAGTTTTACAGTGTCAGATATAAAGGTAGAAGGTGATTTTACCATAGTAAATGATGGGGAAGAAGTTATAGCTTCTATAGTAGCAGCTACAATGCAAGAAGAAGCTGAAGATGGTGGAGAAGAAGTAGATGCTTCAGATGTAACTGAGGTGTCTAGCTCCAACGAAGGTAGCGAAGAATAA